From a single Micromonospora sp. WMMD1102 genomic region:
- a CDS encoding DHA2 family efflux MFS transporter permease subunit yields the protein MSELSELSAGTTAPVTSRAAPAGQASGDALEQPPVEPAGGGAGDRRRWVALGVIASGTLMTILDGSIVTVAMPAIQRDLGFSAAGLSWVVNAYLLAFGSLLLLAGRLGDLFGRKRMFLAGTAVFTGASVLAGLAGSPELLIAARFLQGVGSAAATAVALGILVTLFTEPAERGRAIAVFSFTGAAGATLGQVLGGILTDLLGWHWIFFINLPIGVAALAIARSVLPVDRGLGRAAGADVLGALLVTAGLGLGLHTVVNVGARGWTSPATLGYGGLAVLLLAGFVARQATAASPLFPLRILRSRNVAGANLVQVLMVAACFAFQVLVALYLQQVLGYGAAATGLAMLPAAVIIGAVSLGVSARLAARFGERNVLLAGLVLLVGVLGLLTRVPVRADYLTDLLPVMLLTAGFGLALPALTSLGMSGARSDDAGVASGLFNTTQQLGMAVGVAVLATLAAGRTEELLAAGASQPAALTGGFRLAFAVAVGLLVAALAVAFTVLRQPARR from the coding sequence ATGTCCGAGCTATCCGAGCTGTCCGCAGGTACCACCGCACCGGTCACCTCCCGCGCCGCACCGGCCGGCCAGGCGTCCGGCGATGCTCTGGAGCAGCCGCCGGTCGAGCCGGCCGGCGGCGGTGCCGGAGACCGGCGCCGGTGGGTGGCGCTCGGGGTGATCGCCTCGGGAACGTTGATGACCATCCTCGACGGCAGCATCGTGACCGTCGCGATGCCGGCCATCCAGCGGGACCTGGGCTTCTCCGCCGCCGGGCTGAGCTGGGTGGTGAACGCCTACCTGCTCGCCTTCGGCAGCCTGCTGCTGCTCGCCGGCCGGCTCGGTGACCTGTTCGGCCGCAAGCGGATGTTCCTGGCCGGCACCGCCGTCTTCACCGGCGCGTCCGTACTGGCCGGGCTGGCCGGCTCGCCGGAGCTGCTGATCGCCGCCCGCTTCCTCCAGGGGGTCGGCAGCGCCGCGGCCACCGCCGTCGCGCTGGGCATCCTGGTCACGCTCTTCACCGAGCCCGCCGAACGGGGCAGGGCGATAGCCGTGTTCAGCTTCACCGGCGCCGCCGGCGCGACCCTCGGCCAGGTGCTCGGCGGGATACTCACCGACCTGCTCGGCTGGCACTGGATCTTCTTCATCAACCTGCCGATCGGAGTCGCCGCGCTGGCGATCGCCCGCTCCGTACTGCCGGTGGACCGGGGACTCGGCCGGGCGGCCGGGGCCGACGTGCTCGGCGCGCTGCTGGTCACCGCCGGACTGGGGCTGGGACTGCACACCGTGGTGAACGTCGGGGCGCGCGGCTGGACCTCGCCGGCCACGCTCGGCTACGGCGGCCTCGCCGTACTGCTGCTGGCCGGCTTCGTCGCCCGGCAGGCCACCGCCGCCAGCCCGCTCTTCCCGCTGCGGATCCTGCGCTCCCGCAACGTCGCCGGGGCCAACCTGGTGCAGGTGCTGATGGTCGCGGCCTGCTTCGCCTTCCAGGTGCTCGTCGCGCTCTACCTCCAGCAGGTGCTCGGCTACGGCGCCGCCGCGACCGGGCTGGCGATGCTGCCGGCGGCGGTGATCATCGGTGCCGTCTCGCTCGGCGTCTCCGCCCGGCTCGCCGCCCGGTTCGGGGAGCGGAACGTGCTGCTTGCCGGCCTGGTGTTGCTGGTCGGGGTGCTCGGACTGCTGACCCGGGTGCCGGTCCGGGCCGACTATCTCACCGACCTGCTGCCGGTGATGCTGCTGACCGCCGGCTTCGGCCTCGCCCTGCCGGCGCTCACCAGCCTCGGCATGTCCGGGGCGCGCTCCGACGACGCCGGGGTGGCCTCCGGGCTGTTCAACACCACCCAGCAGCTCGGCATGGCGGTCGGGGTCGCGGTGCTCGCCACGCTCGCCGCCGGGCGTACCGAGGAACTGCTGGCCGCCGGCGCGAGCCAGCCGGCCGCGCTCACCGGCGGCTTCCGGCTGGCCTTCGCGGTGGCGGTCGGGCTGCTCGTCGCCGCCCTCGCCGTGGCGTTCACGGTACTGCGCCAGCCCGCCCGGCGGTGA
- a CDS encoding ROK family transcriptional regulator has protein sequence MFTTQTGPQPADLADVRATNLAVVLRFVRAHAPCSRADIAGSTGLNKATVSSLVAELLDRRLVRETGLAENRIGRPATMLVVDGAPYAAIGIEVSIDELTVVAVDLAGTELLSWRRAFDGSSGSAGRAVSAIAALANRAVNRVGHQGREVLGLTVAVPGLVDGSGTVRLAGTLGWRDLPLGADLHRALRGPGYEVVVENDANLAALAEYRHGPYAGTANLVHLTGGAGLGAGVVADGRLLRGGRGFAGELGHVPVVPDGPGCPCGRRGCLEAVAGIPALIRRALPDVAEDGPVTDFAPEVDRIRSKARRGDRATLDALAEIGRHLGRGAALLANLVNPEVVLLGGYYSTLAPWLLPAAEAELHANTLAPEAGGARLLASALGTGAAASGGAARTLETVDAGRLPLRDPDRSTARGPGSAARVSGKTPTRSSTAPGDPEPESGTGPAAADAATSATPGSAGPTRQPAAQR, from the coding sequence TTGTTCACGACGCAGACCGGGCCACAGCCGGCCGATCTCGCCGACGTACGGGCCACCAACCTCGCCGTCGTGCTGCGCTTCGTCCGGGCCCACGCGCCCTGTTCCCGGGCCGACATCGCCGGCTCGACCGGGCTGAACAAGGCGACCGTCTCCAGCCTGGTCGCCGAGCTGCTCGACCGGCGTCTGGTCCGGGAGACCGGACTGGCCGAGAACCGGATCGGCCGCCCCGCCACCATGCTGGTGGTCGACGGCGCGCCGTACGCGGCGATCGGCATCGAGGTGAGCATCGACGAGCTGACAGTGGTCGCCGTCGACCTCGCCGGCACCGAACTCCTCTCCTGGCGGCGTGCCTTCGACGGCTCGTCCGGCTCCGCCGGCCGGGCGGTCAGTGCCATCGCCGCGCTGGCGAACCGCGCCGTCAACCGGGTCGGCCACCAGGGACGCGAGGTACTCGGCCTCACCGTCGCGGTCCCCGGCCTGGTGGACGGCAGCGGCACCGTCCGGCTCGCCGGCACGCTCGGCTGGCGAGACCTCCCGCTCGGCGCCGACCTGCACCGGGCGCTGCGCGGTCCGGGCTACGAGGTGGTGGTGGAGAACGACGCCAACCTCGCCGCGCTGGCCGAATACCGGCACGGCCCGTACGCCGGGACCGCCAACCTGGTGCACCTGACCGGCGGCGCCGGACTCGGCGCGGGTGTGGTGGCCGACGGGCGGCTGCTGCGTGGCGGACGCGGCTTCGCCGGCGAACTCGGTCACGTACCCGTGGTTCCGGACGGTCCCGGCTGTCCCTGCGGCCGGCGCGGCTGCCTGGAGGCGGTGGCCGGCATCCCGGCGCTGATCCGCCGGGCGCTGCCGGACGTGGCCGAGGACGGCCCGGTCACCGACTTCGCCCCGGAGGTGGACCGGATCCGGAGCAAGGCCCGCCGGGGCGACCGCGCCACCCTCGACGCGCTCGCCGAGATCGGCCGGCACCTGGGCCGGGGCGCCGCGCTGCTGGCCAACCTGGTCAACCCCGAGGTCGTGCTGCTCGGTGGCTACTACTCGACGCTGGCGCCGTGGCTGCTTCCCGCTGCCGAGGCCGAACTGCACGCCAACACGCTGGCGCCGGAGGCCGGCGGTGCCCGGCTGCTCGCCTCGGCTCTCGGCACCGGGGCGGCGGCGTCCGGCGGGGCGGCCCGGACCCTGGAGACCGTCGACGCCGGCCGGTTGCCGCTGCGCGACCCGGACCGGAGCACCGCCCGGGGCCCCGGCTCCGCCGCCCGGGTCTCCGGGAAGACCCCCACCAGGTCGAGCACCGCACCGGGCGATCCGGAGCCGGAGTCGGGCACCGGGCCGGCCGCCGCCGACGCGGCGACGTCCGCCACGCCCGGGTCCGCCGGCCCGACCCGCCAGCCGGCCGCCCAACGCTGA
- a CDS encoding MarR family winged helix-turn-helix transcriptional regulator, producing MTAMAPTRTVPDVSFLLDRTSHVLRTRMAAALAEIGLTARMHCVLVHAVAEERTQAQLAEIGDMDKTTMVVTVDALEAAGLAQRRPSSTDRRARVIAVTAEGARVAGQSQAIVDRVHAEVLASLGERDRQVFLRVMEALVTGHLAEPVETPGPVRRARQRES from the coding sequence ATGACCGCGATGGCGCCGACCCGTACCGTTCCGGACGTCTCCTTCCTGCTGGACCGGACCAGCCACGTGCTGCGTACCCGGATGGCGGCGGCGCTGGCCGAGATCGGGCTCACCGCCCGGATGCACTGCGTCCTGGTGCACGCCGTGGCCGAGGAGCGGACCCAGGCCCAGCTCGCCGAGATCGGTGACATGGACAAGACCACCATGGTGGTCACGGTGGACGCGCTGGAGGCGGCCGGTCTGGCGCAGCGGCGGCCGTCGAGTACCGACCGGCGGGCCCGGGTGATCGCGGTGACCGCCGAGGGTGCCCGGGTGGCCGGGCAGAGTCAGGCGATCGTGGACCGGGTGCACGCCGAGGTGCTGGCCAGCCTCGGCGAGCGGGACCGGCAGGTCTTCCTGCGGGTGATGGAGGCCCTGGTCACCGGTCACCTGGCCGAGCCGGTCGAGACCCCCGGGCCGGTACGCCGGGCCCGGCAGCGCGAGAGCTAG
- a CDS encoding extracellular solute-binding protein, protein MEPSGPGSATNRRNFLSLVGLSAAATVGSGLLAGCGGEAASTSDAQDLDKLADLLPRQKDLPGLPKPDMVGTRPVPDGYTRFPAELFDAVGEKPGRSGQRINGMTPAWGPAPPSLGQSQYLAAVNDELGIDVNFSVQDGLKYAEKLNALLGARDVPDLLCVPQWEVAKLPRFADAVAALFEDLTDYLSGDRVDAYPMLATFPAGAWREAFWNERLMSIPNPTDGPFPWALFGRKDLLDAAGLAYPKTMEELFEVGRQVTDPNKGVWAFDDIFSMVQMFYKVPGTDDGWRLKSDGTPEFKYETPEFKQAVEFMAKVYQAGLVHPDLVASKGEDAKQLLQSGKILFKQDGPGMWQPMQAEQQKVTPGFNLQPVPVFSASGGDPLVWGDDKPISYTFVKKGLGKERVEELLRVINWCSAPFGTAEFNLREYGVEGKHHTRSAAGPAKTELGFKEIANQYFFVSGRSPVIQPFPQTPTYVRDYLAYSNEMVKFLEKDPWNGLKLEMPARYKAGLVPTEDKITDILRGRRPLTDLDAVIQEWRGSGGGDEAREFRAKALADAGR, encoded by the coding sequence GTGGAACCATCCGGCCCGGGCAGCGCCACCAACCGTCGGAACTTCCTGAGCCTGGTGGGCCTTTCAGCCGCGGCGACCGTCGGCAGTGGCCTGCTCGCCGGCTGCGGCGGCGAGGCGGCCTCCACCAGCGACGCGCAGGACCTCGACAAGCTCGCAGACCTGCTGCCGAGGCAGAAGGACCTGCCGGGTCTGCCCAAGCCGGACATGGTGGGCACCCGCCCGGTGCCCGACGGGTACACGCGGTTCCCGGCGGAACTCTTCGACGCGGTCGGCGAGAAGCCCGGCCGCAGCGGCCAGCGGATCAACGGGATGACCCCGGCCTGGGGGCCGGCGCCGCCCAGCCTGGGCCAGAGCCAGTACCTGGCGGCGGTGAACGACGAACTCGGCATCGACGTCAACTTCAGCGTCCAGGACGGCCTCAAGTACGCCGAGAAGCTGAACGCGCTGCTCGGCGCCAGAGACGTGCCGGACCTGCTCTGCGTACCGCAGTGGGAGGTCGCCAAGCTGCCGCGCTTCGCCGACGCGGTGGCCGCGCTCTTCGAGGACCTCACCGACTATCTCTCCGGGGACCGGGTCGACGCGTACCCGATGCTTGCCACCTTCCCGGCCGGGGCCTGGCGGGAGGCGTTCTGGAACGAGCGCCTGATGTCCATCCCGAACCCGACCGACGGACCGTTCCCGTGGGCGCTCTTCGGCCGCAAGGACCTGCTCGACGCCGCCGGGCTGGCCTATCCGAAGACGATGGAGGAGCTGTTCGAGGTCGGCAGGCAGGTGACCGACCCGAACAAGGGCGTCTGGGCCTTCGACGACATCTTCTCGATGGTGCAGATGTTCTACAAGGTGCCCGGCACCGACGACGGCTGGCGGCTCAAGTCGGACGGCACTCCGGAGTTCAAGTACGAGACGCCGGAGTTCAAACAGGCCGTCGAGTTCATGGCAAAGGTCTACCAGGCCGGACTGGTCCACCCGGACCTGGTGGCGAGCAAGGGCGAAGACGCCAAGCAGTTGTTGCAGAGCGGCAAGATCCTGTTCAAGCAGGACGGGCCCGGCATGTGGCAGCCGATGCAGGCCGAGCAGCAGAAGGTGACCCCGGGCTTCAACCTCCAGCCGGTGCCGGTCTTCTCGGCCAGCGGCGGCGACCCGCTGGTCTGGGGCGACGACAAGCCGATCTCGTACACCTTCGTCAAGAAGGGGCTCGGCAAGGAGCGGGTCGAGGAACTCCTCCGGGTGATCAACTGGTGTTCCGCGCCGTTCGGCACGGCGGAGTTCAACCTGCGCGAGTACGGCGTCGAGGGCAAGCACCACACCCGGAGCGCCGCCGGGCCGGCCAAGACCGAACTCGGCTTCAAGGAGATCGCCAACCAGTACTTCTTCGTCAGCGGGCGCAGTCCGGTGATCCAGCCCTTCCCGCAGACCCCGACCTACGTCCGGGACTACCTGGCGTACTCCAACGAGATGGTGAAGTTCCTGGAGAAGGACCCGTGGAACGGGCTCAAGCTGGAGATGCCGGCCCGGTACAAGGCGGGTCTGGTGCCGACCGAGGACAAGATCACGGACATCCTGCGCGGGCGCCGGCCGCTCACCGACCTGGACGCGGTGATCCAGGAGTGGCGGGGCAGCGGCGGTGGTGACGAGGCCCGGGAGTTCAGGGCCAAGGCCCTGGCCGACGCCGGGCGATGA
- a CDS encoding carbohydrate ABC transporter permease — MTERVARQVRQGRRAGRPAWEELPSVAGQAGKGAVLTAVVLAVLIPLWVVLVTSLSSRETINAAGGLVVVPRGIDFSAYVTIFSGGQITQALWVSALVTVGGTAVSLVLTVLAAYGLSRPNSVGHRFLLLYFLVTFLIYPGMVPSYLVVTGLGLKDSLWALVLPTAISVFNLVVLRAFFQNIPGEVLDSARMDGAGEFRILLRIMLPLSRAVIAVVGLFYAVGYWNVWFTALLYIDDNTKFPSQRVLQSFILAGQTPQTSGTAVGVSMPPTLAIKMAVVVVTMAPIIAVYPFLQRHFVKGVIIGAVKG; from the coding sequence GTGACCGAACGTGTGGCCAGACAGGTCCGGCAGGGCCGCCGTGCTGGCCGGCCGGCCTGGGAGGAATTGCCGAGCGTGGCCGGCCAGGCCGGCAAGGGGGCGGTACTCACCGCCGTGGTGCTGGCGGTGCTGATCCCGCTCTGGGTGGTGCTGGTGACCAGCCTCTCCTCCCGGGAGACCATCAACGCCGCCGGTGGCCTGGTGGTGGTGCCGAGGGGGATCGACTTCTCGGCGTACGTGACGATCTTCTCCGGCGGCCAGATCACCCAGGCGCTCTGGGTCAGCGCCCTGGTGACCGTCGGGGGGACCGCGGTGAGCCTGGTGCTCACCGTGCTGGCCGCGTACGGGCTCTCCCGGCCGAACTCTGTCGGGCACCGCTTCCTGCTGCTCTACTTCCTGGTGACCTTCCTGATCTATCCGGGGATGGTGCCGAGCTATCTGGTGGTGACCGGTCTCGGCCTCAAGGACAGCCTCTGGGCGCTGGTCCTGCCGACCGCGATAAGCGTCTTCAACCTGGTGGTGCTGCGGGCGTTCTTCCAGAACATCCCGGGTGAGGTGCTGGACAGTGCCCGGATGGACGGTGCGGGGGAGTTCCGGATCCTGCTGCGGATCATGTTGCCGCTCTCCCGGGCGGTGATCGCGGTGGTCGGGCTCTTCTACGCCGTCGGGTACTGGAACGTCTGGTTCACCGCGCTGCTCTACATCGACGACAACACGAAGTTCCCGAGCCAGCGGGTGTTGCAGAGCTTCATCCTGGCCGGCCAGACCCCGCAGACCTCGGGTACCGCCGTCGGGGTGTCGATGCCGCCGACGCTGGCGATCAAGATGGCCGTGGTGGTGGTGACGATGGCGCCGATCATCGCGGTCTACCCGTTCCTGCAACGGCACTTCGTGAAGGGCGTGATCATCGGCGCGGTGAAGGGTTGA
- a CDS encoding ABC transporter permease subunit, with protein sequence MSTREAARPERRAEPAGSERAAPERADGSGPAGGARPPRGGRGRRSGRGRRPPLRARLRRDWPLLVMVAPGALLLLVFHYVPTLGNVVAFQDYNPYAGDSPLDAFLSSTWIGFGNFEALFGDPAFWDAFWNTLSITGFQLVFFFPLPIVLAITLHSILSSRLRAFVQSVVYLPHFFSWVLVVTFFVQMLGGAGLLAQQLRDVGLQPWDIMSNPDTFIVLVTAEAVWKDVGWGTIVFLAALATIDPQLYEASAVDGAGRWRRLWHVTLPGLRPVIVLLLILRLGDALSVGFEQFLLQRDAVGRQAAEVLDTFVYHQGITTGNYGFGAAAGLFKAAVGLVLILAANRFAHAIGERGVYSRT encoded by the coding sequence ATGAGTACCCGAGAGGCGGCCCGGCCGGAGCGCCGGGCCGAGCCGGCCGGGTCGGAGCGGGCAGCACCGGAGCGCGCCGACGGTTCCGGTCCGGCCGGCGGCGCCCGCCCGCCCCGGGGGGGCCGGGGACGGCGGTCGGGCCGGGGCCGCCGGCCGCCGTTGCGGGCCCGGCTGCGTCGGGACTGGCCGCTGCTGGTCATGGTCGCGCCGGGCGCGCTGCTGCTGCTGGTCTTCCACTACGTGCCGACCCTGGGCAACGTGGTCGCGTTCCAGGACTACAACCCGTACGCCGGGGACAGCCCGCTGGACGCCTTCCTGTCCAGCACCTGGATCGGGTTCGGCAACTTCGAGGCGCTCTTCGGCGACCCGGCGTTCTGGGACGCGTTCTGGAACACCCTGTCGATCACCGGGTTCCAGCTGGTCTTCTTCTTCCCGCTGCCGATCGTGCTGGCGATCACGTTGCACAGCATCCTCTCCAGCCGGCTGCGGGCGTTCGTGCAGAGCGTGGTCTACCTGCCGCACTTCTTCAGTTGGGTGCTGGTTGTCACGTTCTTCGTGCAGATGCTCGGCGGGGCCGGGCTGCTCGCCCAGCAGCTGCGCGACGTGGGCCTGCAACCCTGGGACATCATGTCCAACCCGGACACCTTCATCGTGCTGGTCACCGCCGAGGCCGTCTGGAAGGACGTCGGCTGGGGCACGATCGTCTTCCTCGCCGCGCTGGCCACGATCGACCCGCAGCTCTACGAGGCGTCCGCGGTGGACGGGGCGGGCCGGTGGCGCCGGCTCTGGCACGTCACCCTGCCCGGCCTGCGGCCGGTGATCGTGCTGCTGCTCATCCTCCGGCTCGGCGACGCGCTCTCGGTCGGCTTCGAGCAGTTCCTGCTGCAACGGGACGCGGTCGGTCGGCAGGCCGCCGAGGTGCTGGACACCTTCGTCTACCACCAGGGCATCACCACGGGCAACTACGGCTTCGGCGCGGCTGCCGGGCTGTTCAAGGCGGCGGTGGGGCTGGTGCTGATCCTGGCGGCCAACCGGTTCGCCCACGCCATCGGCGAGCGGGGGGTGTACTCGCGGACATGA
- a CDS encoding glycoside hydrolase family 3 protein, which translates to MTDTTFRDPDQPLDVRVADLLGRLTPTEKVALLHQHQAPVPRLGMPAFRTGTEALHGLAWLGPATVFPQALGLGSTWNPELIRAVGAAVGDEVRGLHHKDPTRVGLNVWAPVVNPLRDPRWGRNEEGYAEDPWLTSWLGTAYARGLRGDHPDYLKTAPTLKHFLGYNNETDRCTTSSNLPPRVLYEYELPAFRAPIATGSAVAVMASYNLVNGRPAHLSPLIGAELRRWTSDEILVVSDAGAVANIAGAQGYLPDHPSGYAAALRAGVDSFTEDSEASGPTIERLTEGLRRGLLDESDLDTAVRRILTIRFRLGDFDPPERNPYTAVTADVINCAAHQELAREAARQSLVLLRNVPRPGTGALLPLDPGRTGRLAVLGPLADTLYEDWYCGTLPYAITARDGLAARFAPASTTYHCGADLIALRTADGYVRAAHDPQGAALRLDRIGPAASAGDAPATADGTTTTDSPATADGTTTTDSPATADSPATADAPTTAGADVVGSAGPASADGWFEVFDWGQDIIALRSLANGRHVGADDEGLLVNDRPGPGGWIVRETFRLVDRPGGGRVLHHLATGRYVRVDPDGVLRVDAVEPADATGFTVELVSDGAAEAAALAREANVAVVVLGNHPMVCGRETEDRADLALPAGQEALLRAVYAANPRTVLVLSSSYPYAVNWADEHLPAIVWSAHGGQEYGAALAAVLAGDADPGGRLTQTWYRDAAELPDLFDYDVIATDTTYLYHRGTPLYPFGHGLSYAEFAYSDLRLSADEVDAAGEIEVSVRVTNVGSRPGDEVVQLYTRQRRSRVKQPLRQLRGFARVSLAPGTSTTVRLRLRAAELAHWDVARGRYVVEDARHTVAVGRSSADLLLTATLAVHGEPVRPRAALAGPLCAADHDEYAGIEPLPDGPDGAAVLAREAGGWIRFSRVDFGTGVRGVAARVGGDRPLPHGAELVLRFDDPVRGPVAGTIRVPPTVDDAPTTSTSASSGDIEPATATGRWHGEATGVRDLYLLFDTPGATLSWLTFTAGVDGDRTGVETGGA; encoded by the coding sequence GTGACCGACACGACGTTCCGCGACCCCGACCAGCCGCTCGACGTCCGGGTCGCCGACCTGCTCGGCCGGCTCACCCCGACGGAGAAGGTCGCGCTGCTGCACCAGCACCAGGCCCCGGTGCCCCGGCTCGGGATGCCGGCGTTCCGGACCGGCACCGAGGCGTTGCACGGGCTCGCCTGGCTCGGCCCGGCGACCGTCTTCCCGCAGGCGCTCGGGCTCGGCAGCACCTGGAACCCGGAGCTGATCCGGGCGGTCGGCGCGGCGGTCGGCGACGAGGTGCGGGGGCTGCACCACAAGGACCCGACCCGGGTCGGGCTGAACGTCTGGGCGCCGGTGGTCAACCCGCTGCGCGACCCCCGCTGGGGCCGCAACGAGGAGGGCTACGCCGAGGACCCCTGGCTCACCAGTTGGCTCGGCACCGCCTACGCCCGGGGACTGCGCGGCGACCACCCCGACTACCTGAAGACCGCGCCGACGCTGAAACACTTCCTCGGCTACAACAACGAGACCGACAGGTGCACCACCTCCAGCAACCTGCCGCCCCGGGTGCTCTACGAGTACGAGCTGCCCGCCTTCCGGGCACCGATCGCCACCGGCTCGGCGGTGGCGGTGATGGCGTCGTACAACCTGGTCAACGGGCGGCCGGCGCACCTGAGCCCGCTGATCGGGGCCGAGCTGCGCCGGTGGACCAGCGACGAGATCCTGGTGGTCAGCGACGCCGGTGCGGTCGCCAACATCGCCGGCGCCCAGGGCTACCTCCCCGACCACCCCAGCGGGTACGCCGCCGCACTGCGGGCCGGCGTCGACAGCTTCACCGAGGACAGCGAGGCCTCCGGGCCGACCATCGAGCGGCTGACCGAGGGGCTCCGGCGCGGGCTGCTCGACGAGTCCGACCTGGACACGGCGGTACGGCGGATCCTCACCATCCGATTCCGGCTCGGCGACTTCGACCCGCCGGAGCGGAACCCGTACACGGCGGTCACCGCGGACGTGATCAACTGCGCGGCGCACCAGGAGCTGGCCCGGGAGGCCGCCCGGCAGTCGCTGGTGCTGCTGCGCAACGTCCCCCGGCCCGGCACCGGGGCGCTGTTGCCGCTGGATCCGGGCCGGACCGGCCGACTGGCCGTACTCGGACCGCTCGCCGACACGCTCTACGAGGACTGGTACTGCGGGACCCTGCCGTACGCGATCACCGCCCGGGACGGCCTGGCCGCCCGGTTCGCCCCGGCCAGCACGACGTACCACTGTGGCGCCGACCTGATCGCGCTGCGCACCGCCGACGGCTACGTCCGGGCCGCCCACGATCCGCAGGGCGCCGCCCTCCGGCTCGACCGGATCGGCCCGGCAGCCTCGGCGGGCGACGCCCCGGCCACCGCCGACGGCACGACCACGACCGACAGCCCGGCCACCGCCGACGGCACGACCACGACCGACAGCCCGGCCACCGCCGACAGCCCGGCCACCGCCGACGCCCCGACCACCGCCGGGGCGGACGTCGTCGGGTCGGCCGGGCCGGCCTCGGCGGACGGCTGGTTCGAGGTCTTCGACTGGGGACAGGACATCATCGCGCTGCGCAGCCTGGCGAACGGCCGGCACGTCGGCGCCGACGACGAGGGACTGCTGGTCAACGACCGGCCCGGCCCCGGTGGCTGGATCGTCCGGGAGACGTTCCGGCTGGTCGACCGGCCGGGCGGCGGCCGGGTGCTGCACCACCTGGCCACCGGGCGGTACGTCCGGGTCGACCCGGACGGCGTGCTCCGGGTCGACGCGGTGGAGCCGGCCGACGCCACCGGGTTCACCGTCGAGCTGGTCTCCGACGGTGCGGCCGAGGCGGCTGCGCTGGCCCGGGAGGCCAACGTCGCCGTGGTGGTGCTCGGCAACCACCCGATGGTCTGCGGCCGGGAGACCGAGGACCGCGCCGACCTGGCCCTGCCGGCCGGACAGGAGGCACTGCTCCGGGCGGTGTACGCGGCCAACCCGCGTACCGTGCTGGTGCTCAGCAGCAGCTATCCGTACGCGGTGAACTGGGCCGACGAGCACCTCCCGGCGATCGTCTGGTCGGCGCACGGCGGCCAGGAGTACGGCGCCGCGCTGGCAGCCGTACTCGCCGGGGACGCCGACCCGGGTGGCCGGTTGACCCAGACCTGGTACCGCGACGCGGCGGAGCTGCCCGACCTGTTCGACTACGACGTGATAGCCACCGACACCACGTACCTCTACCATCGGGGCACCCCGCTCTACCCGTTCGGCCACGGGCTGAGCTACGCCGAATTCGCCTACTCTGACCTCCGGCTGAGCGCGGACGAGGTGGACGCGGCCGGAGAGATCGAGGTCAGCGTGCGGGTGACCAACGTCGGTTCCCGACCGGGCGACGAGGTGGTCCAGCTCTACACCCGGCAGCGGCGCTCCCGGGTCAAGCAGCCGCTGCGCCAGCTTCGCGGCTTCGCCCGGGTGAGCCTGGCGCCGGGCACCTCGACGACGGTACGACTCCGACTGCGGGCGGCCGAGCTGGCGCACTGGGACGTGGCCCGGGGCCGGTACGTGGTGGAGGACGCCCGGCACACCGTCGCGGTCGGCCGGTCCAGTGCCGACCTGCTGCTTACCGCCACCCTGGCGGTACACGGCGAGCCGGTACGCCCCCGCGCGGCGCTGGCCGGTCCACTCTGCGCGGCCGACCACGACGAGTACGCCGGCATCGAGCCGCTGCCGGACGGCCCGGACGGTGCGGCGGTGCTGGCCCGGGAAGCCGGCGGCTGGATCCGGTTCTCCCGGGTGGACTTCGGCACCGGGGTACGCGGGGTCGCGGCCCGGGTCGGTGGAGACCGCCCGCTGCCGCACGGCGCCGAGCTGGTGCTCCGGTTCGACGACCCGGTCCGGGGCCCGGTCGCCGGCACGATCCGCGTCCCACCCACCGTCGACGACGCCCCGACCACCAGCACCAGCGCCAGCAGCGGCGACATCGAGCCGGCCACCGCCACCGGCCGCTGGCACGGCGAGGCGACCGGGGTACGGGATCTGTATCTGCTGTTCGACACCCCCGGCGCTACGCTGAGTTGGTTGACCTTCACAGCCGGAGTCGACGGCGACCGCACCGGTGTGGAAACTGGAGGCGCCTAG